The DNA sequence GGATAAAGTATAGTTAGACCTGCAAGTTGTTTTCAGCACACATCATTTTAAATGTTGATCACTGACTATAGTTagttaatatttcatttattgacGATTACGCGTATGAAGATGGGAAGCCGGATGCAACTTTCTCGTTTACAGACGATGATTTCCTAAAGGCGATTCCCAGctcattcaaaaaaataattaattccagAAAATTTCTCACTTTATCCAACTCTGTTTGCTGTTGGCTTTAACTAAATTGTGACTCCTACTTAGATTGCCACAAACTTAGCAGAAGGTCAGAATTGTGGGAGATGATTATAGTTTTTTCCATTCATTTTGTATCGAAATCGAATTAGCAAACATTTATCTGCGAAATATTCTGATCTTTCAATAGTACAATAGCCGACttactaatttataattgGCAATACTGATTATTGACTACAATAATTGAGCTTGGTATggatttatattaaatctatGCTATGCAGACAAATGATATTTGTTGAAAAGCAagatatactaataaatttctAATGAGCATAAGCAGCCAAAGACtttaatttaagataaacAGTAGTTTATTTGCAGCAATGGTCAACATTTAGCAGTGATATTGTATTACCACCGTGATCAACTCCCTCTCTTTTCACCACCAGATCTTCCATCTAAGTCTCCACTATTTTGTGTGTTTGACGATATATATTTCAGTTAGGTGATGGCGGCTTATGGTGCAGCGACTTCTCTGAAAAATACAATTCATAGTATTCTACAATCGTCGCATTTCCTGTTGGTTCCTCCCTCTCCGCAAATCTTTGAAACCCGCCTACGACGCCATGCGCGCTTGCAGAGAAATCTGCAAAAATTGGACGAGACGAGCTGCAGCAAGATCAGAAAGAAGGTGAATGATTTGGATGAACGGATAAGAGGCCATATGGGAATTCGAAGATTTGCTCGAATCTTGTTACACTCAACAGATTCTTCCACAGCTCGAAAGCTCAGGAGGTGTCAGAGGCCAGCTTCTTTCTCTGTAGATCTGCAGAGTTTGCGACAGAGTGTTGATTGCTTGCGAGAGGTGGCGGTGATGGAGACGGAGACGATATCGAGCTGCTGAATATGCCTGAGGAAGAAGGTGAAACTCTTCCTCAAGAATTGATTTTGGTGGAATCAACTCAAAGATGATAGGATTATCTCAAGAGTTTGAACGAGTCAGGGAGTATTGTGTACAAGAACAGGAATTGGACATCAGTTATTGGGATGGCAGGAGTTGGAAAGACAACTTGCTAAGAAAGTGTTTGAGGATCCATTGATCCAGAGACATTTCGAGCTTCGAGCATGGGTTAAAGTGGGGGAAAATATgaattcaatgaaatattGCGATGCATTTTAGCTCAAGTGGATCCCAGCATTGCAACCAAAGGCTTACCCAAAGAGGCGATGTTGATGACGAGAAACTAGTTGGTCTCTTTGAAGAGAGATTAAAGGATAAAAAATGTCTCGTTGTGTTTGATGATGTATGGGAATGGGACACGCAACTAATGGAAAGCTTGGCGAAAGAGAAGGTCCAAATCTTGTTAACAAGCAGGCTAAGAATGGAACATCCATTTATAGTACTACCCTTGTTGACTGAAGAAGATAGTAAGAAATTACTTAGCTAGAAGGTGTTCGGGTGAAAAATGGTTTCCCGCCTCACCTTGATGAACTAGGAGAGAAGATTGCCAAAAAATGCGAAGGTCTTCCACTTGTGATAGTCACTGTTGCAGACCTCATATCCATAGAACACAAAATCTGGATCGAGGAAGACAAAATTCTAGAATTCTGGATCGAGGTAGCCCAGAAACAACAAAATTCAGTCTTCGTGAatgcatataatcaaatatttgagGTACTTTATCCAAGCTATGAATACTTACCTCAACATTTGAAAATGTTATTGCTCTATCTGGGAACTTTCCCTCCATATAGTAATATCATTATGTTACCCCTTTACTATCAATTAATTGCCGAGGGGTTTCTCAAACCAAATAGAGATCAAACCATGGGAAACTTTATTGAACAATGCTTGTCAGACTTTGTTCTTCTGGTATAATCTTGTTATAGCCAAATTAAGTCCAGATGAATCTTGTATTCATCCGAAGAGTTCCGTGCATTCTTGCTGGCAATACTTATGTAAGATAGTAGCCAGTAATAACAAGTTTTTGCATGTTTTGCAAAGTTGCAGTGATATTATAGAGGACAGCGCATTGTGTGCACATTACAACagtttatttgctttcaaaGAGGTGTATGACTCATAAAATGTAATTGTGCATCCATGACACGTCTTCCTTTGTTATGGTCCTTACCACCAATATCCGGTGCCAATATATGCCATGGATTTCAAGTTGCTAAGAGTACTACATACTCGTACAGTCCGATTTTACCATTTTCCACTTGAAATTCTAAAACTAGTTTGTCTAAAGTACCTTGCCCTAACTTGCAACAAAGAGCTCCCTATTTCCATATCCAACCTTTTTCACCTTCAATTCTTGACCATCGAACCACATATGAACATTAAAAGGCGTGGAACTCTGTCATATATGCCGATGGAAATATGGGACATGCAAGAACTAGAACATATTGAGGTAAGGGGAAGAGACCTACCGACTCCTAACAGTGATGCAACTCTGGACCAACTCTTGAATCTTTACGGTGTGAGTGGAAAGAGTTGTACAAGAGAAATTCTCAAAAGAATCCCTAATTTAATGGGATTAGGACTTGATGTGGAGTTGAAGCATTATGATGACAGTGATGATAGCAACCCATTGAGTGGCTTTGATCATATCTCCGAAGAACTCCAAAATTTGGCCATGCTTTCATTTATCATACCGAACCCTGATATGAAGCTCGAGTCTATGGTTCCTCTTTCAATGTTCCCATCAAGTTTGACAAGATTAGAGTTGTGTGGCTTAGGTGCCCATGGAAGCAAATGAATGACATTGGTTGGTGTTACCAAATCTTGAGAATCTCCCTATTAAGAAACTATGCCTTTCAAGATTCGAATGGTATATAGAATCAAACAGTTTTTGAAACTTGAAGAGTTGAAATCGAAGACACCGATCTAATTGCGATTGAGAGCTCGACATGGAAGCATCCCAAGGCTTAACTACCTAGGCATGCATCATTACCGCAAATTACAAGAACTCAACTTGGTGCGTGATCCTTCGATGGtcacaactgaaattaaattagttgaCTGCAATCCCTTAGCCTACACTTTTTTTGAAGTCCATGTTGACGGTTCAACGGTTTCATAACTATTCTAGTTAACAGGTTAGCCTTTTTGCACTTCATTttatctactccctccgtcccaataaatatgaagcGTTTGTTttcacgggattttatgtagtattgttttgtgagttaaagaagagagagtaaagtaagagagaaggaaaaagtaagataaaattttccatttttagaaacatttcatttttaatggacgGCCGCAAAAAGAgcgtttcatttctagtgcGACGAGGAGGGGAGTATTTCATTACTAGTATTCCCCTTATTCTTTgttaatagaaatatttttttccaatagTGTGTTAATGGAtgatgaataaattaagagagatgaaatgagaataaataaaagagatgaagagttactttttgccaaaaatagaaattattttaaaatttcccaaaattaaaaaaaaatcttaatttatatttttggggGAGTTTGTATGACTGTTTTGTTTGtggggatttttttttgcaattggCAGAAAATTGGGTTCAATGAGAAGTCTTTCGTGGTGGATTTGAAGAAAGGAGAGGTTAAAGAAGGTTAGGGCTCTGTATTCTGCTTAATTTTTACTActgattgagttgtgagattattttagttggagggggtaatgctatgactaattatcccttgattatccatctaggattgagttgtggggttgaatctcatgaaccattACACACTACATATTAATTCCTacatacaatcttgcaaacaaAACACCCCCTATTAGGTTtgccttctctctcttatctaTTTGAGCTGATCGGCTATATGTCCTTGCTGATGTGGAACCCAGCTGGCATGTAAGTTGTTGACTTGTTGTGCACATTAACGAACGTGTGTTCCTAGCTGAGcgtttcttctccttcttcaattTGTGATTGTAACACATTTTTCGTACTCCACTTGAATTTGGGAGAGAAATGGATGTTCATGTCGCTATGAAATTGTTAATATGCAGATTCTTGATCTTGTAGCTAAACTGCTTTGCGAATTGATTGATGAATCAAGAATTCAACTGATTCTTGATTATGTATCCAAACTGCTTCAAATTGTAAATGGATTGTTGAATCAAGAATTTGACAGATTGTATGATGTCAATATTATCTGATTTAAATTGATCTATGGAATAAGCAATTCTTGATCATGTAGCTTCTTGATTCAAATCTTGGGTGTGAGGGAGGTATAGTTTTGGTACTGCTATTCAAATCCTTAATTTTGTTGTATGGATCACCgtttattttggatttgatATCAATGTGGCTACTGTTTCTTGAATCCTTAACTTTAGCCAATCGTTCGACAAGTGTAGGATTTGATATCATGTTGCTGCTTTTAACACAATCTTCCTTAGTTTTAGCTAATTGTGTTAGCTTTGGCACTGTTGTGGCTGCTATTTACTGAAACCATAACTCAGGCGATTGTTCCTTGTCGTATTGATATGGTTAATGTATTCAATTTATTAGATCTGTGTGGTGTTGTCTGGAAAAGTCGTTTGAAAGGTTGATCACTGACTATAGATGGTTTAATATAGTTAAAACAAGTGTTGTGATTTCAGTTTTTTGATTTGAAGTTAACTTTTATTGTTATAGGAGCATATGAAGATGGGAAGCCGGATGCAACTTTCTCGTTTACAGACGATGATTTCCTAAAGGTCGCAAGTGGGAAGATGAATCCTCAAATTGCTTTCATGAGGTGCCTTGATGTTCCAAACTCAACCATATATC is a window from the Salvia hispanica cultivar TCC Black 2014 chromosome 1, UniMelb_Shisp_WGS_1.0, whole genome shotgun sequence genome containing:
- the LOC125200201 gene encoding sterol carrier protein 2-like; the protein is MTVLFVGIFFCNWQKIGFNEKSFVVDLKKGEVKEGAYEDGKPDATFSFTDDDFLKVASGKMNPQIAFMRGAMKIKGSISAAQKFTPDIFPKPSKM